Proteins encoded within one genomic window of Bombina bombina isolate aBomBom1 chromosome 1, aBomBom1.pri, whole genome shotgun sequence:
- the LOC128645385 gene encoding uncharacterized protein LOC128645385, which translates to MLHLLLQPFTVPDDVGPHMLLRLISQLSPKQCEDLLLDITESLGQRREYDKDKCPGILMELLDQLGDMSWDIFSDALYDVTRNDVSKALGKSFNKGKASLMTDDAKGYAEGYHRRKRGLKTFIIPKGARLETSGARVNKRDLNSLEDEDLIVDREQQSYSRPLTAWCHPLIYWMIFGFFGAAVLIAVIILVIVKSSDDEETDEEHSVLSV; encoded by the exons TGCCAGATGACGTTGGGCCGCACATGCTCCTGCGACTTATTAGTCAGCTATCACCAAAACAGTGTGAGGATCTTCTATTGGATATTACAGAATCACTAGGTCAACGCAGGGAATACG ACAAAGACAAATGTCCTGGCATTCTGATGGAACTCCTTGACCAACTAGGAGACATGTCCTGGGATATATTTTCTGATGCCCTGTATGACGTAACACGTAATGATGTTTCTAAAG CTCTTGGAAAGTCCTTCAATAAGGGCAAGGCCTCGCTGATGACGGATGATGCCAAAGGCTATGCTGAAGGCTATCATAGGCGAAAGAGAGGGCTCAAGACCTTCATAATACCAAAAGGTGCAAGACTGGAGACATCTGGAGCTAGAGTCAACAAGAGAGACT TGAACAGCCTTGAAGACGAGGATTTGATTGTTGATAGAGAACAGCAGTCATATAGCCGTCCCCTTACTGCATGGTGCCACCCATTGATCTATTGGATGATCTTTGGGTTCTTCGGAGCTGCTGTACTAATTGCTGTTATCATCTTGGTCATCGTTAAAAGCAGTGATGATGAAGAGACAGATGAAGAACATTCTGTTTTGTCTGTTTGA